The sequence below is a genomic window from Candidatus Aegiribacteria sp..
TCAGAGAACTGTCGAACCATACATCCAGTATATCGTCCACCCTCTGCAAATTATCGCTTCCGCAAGAGGGACAGACAGCTTTCTTACCGGCAAGGGCAAAGAGTTCCGCCGGGTTCATTTCGAACCAGACATCCGATCCCTTCTCGGCAACCTTCCGGGAAACCGCATGTATGACCTCGTGATCAAGGACTGGTTCAAGACAATCAGGACAGGTAAAAACGGGAAGTGCCACACCCCACGACCTCTGTCTTGAAAGACACCAGTCCGGGCGGACTTCCATCATATTCCTCATCCGCTCGTAACCCCATCCGGGATGCCACTTTATCTCATCAACCCGCTCAAGGACACGCTTTTTCAGGTCATTATGAGAAAGGCTGAGGAAGAACTGCCTTGTGGCTCTGAATATCAGCGGTTTCTTGCACCTCCAGCAGTGCGGGTAACTGTGCTTCACTTTCCTGTCAGCCAGGAGATGCCCCGAACTCAACAGATCGTCAATTATCTCGGAATTGGCTTTGAACACGTACATACCCGAGTACTTTCCTGCTGCATCGGAGAAGGTTCCGTTTTCAGTCACCGGACTGAATATCTCCAGACCGTATTTAAGACCTACGATAAAATCCTCCGCGCCATGCCCCGGTGCCGTATGAACACATCCTGTACCATCTTCCATAGTAACATGTTCGGCCACTATCATCATCGAAGTTCTGTCCCCGAAAAGGGGATGCTTCATGAGAAGACCCTCCAGCTCATTGCCGTTGAAAACCGGTTCTGGCAGCACATTTCCAGGGATTTCGGCATCCTTCATGAAAGCTTCCGCCCTTTTCTCCGCCACGAGAAATCGCCTGTCGCCGGATTCTATTATCACGTACCTCGCGGACGGGTGCAGAGCAACAGCGAGATTGGCAGGAAGGGTCCATGGTGTTGTTGTCCAGATGACCGTTTCCGTGCCCTCCGGAATACCACGGGTTTTCCATTCCTCGGGATTCTCCTGCTGGAATGCAACATATACTGAAGGGGAAGTATGGTCTGCGTACTCAACTTCTGCTTCGGCCAGTGCGGTACCGCATTTCATGCACCAGTGAATGGGCCTCAGTCCCTGATATACGTAGCCGCCTTTCACAAGGTCGCCAAACGCTTTTATAATTCCGGATTCGTAATCTCTGCTCATCGTCAGATATGGCCTGTCCCAGGCTCCGAATATGCCCAGTCTTTTAAATTCTTCCCGCTGAACGCTAACGAATTCCGCAGCGTATTCCCGACACTTTTTTCTTATGGAGGCTCTGGATAGATGTTTTCCGCCTTCATCCTGATTCTCCATTACCTTGTGTTCTATGGGCATACCGTGGCAGTCCCATCCGGGAACAAATGGGGAATCGTATCCCATCATGGTGTGTGATTTGACTATGAAATCCTTCAGTATCTTGTTAAGTGCGGTCCCCAGGTGAACGTGTCCGTTGGCATAGGGAGGCCCGTCATGGAGAATGAACTCAGGAGATCCTTTTCTTGCCTGCCTTATTCTATCGTACAGGTCCTCCCTGTTCCATTTTTCAAGCTCTTCAGGCTCCTTCTTAATAAGATTGCCTTTCATGGAGAAGCCGGTTTCAGGCAATTGTATTGTATCCTTGTAGTTCATCGCTCCTCACCTCCCTCGGTGAATTTCAGGTTATACAGATCTACAGCAGCAGTGGCCACTTCCCGGGCCGGTGGTGACTGAGCATTTATTGATTCCCAGCCATGGCATCGAACCAGAAGTACGACTTTTGCTCCTGCGTGTCCCGCAATTTCTGCTTCGTCTATTCCTTCTGACACAAGAGCCTCTGTACCGAGCAGTTCCAGTTCCGCAGGAGTGGCCAGCTTCCAGTCGGGAACTCTCCCCGCGACACCCAGATCCCAGTCACCCTCAGGTGTGATATACATTCCCATGAGCGAGGGAAATCTGGTCCCCAGGTCATCCCTGTTCGGACCCACAAGAGGACTGCTCCCGAAAAGTGAGATATGATCCGTGACTACAACGTACCTGTTCTC
It includes:
- the ileS gene encoding isoleucine--tRNA ligase, giving the protein MNYKDTIQLPETGFSMKGNLIKKEPEELEKWNREDLYDRIRQARKGSPEFILHDGPPYANGHVHLGTALNKILKDFIVKSHTMMGYDSPFVPGWDCHGMPIEHKVMENQDEGGKHLSRASIRKKCREYAAEFVSVQREEFKRLGIFGAWDRPYLTMSRDYESGIIKAFGDLVKGGYVYQGLRPIHWCMKCGTALAEAEVEYADHTSPSVYVAFQQENPEEWKTRGIPEGTETVIWTTTPWTLPANLAVALHPSARYVIIESGDRRFLVAEKRAEAFMKDAEIPGNVLPEPVFNGNELEGLLMKHPLFGDRTSMMIVAEHVTMEDGTGCVHTAPGHGAEDFIVGLKYGLEIFSPVTENGTFSDAAGKYSGMYVFKANSEIIDDLLSSGHLLADRKVKHSYPHCWRCKKPLIFRATRQFFLSLSHNDLKKRVLERVDEIKWHPGWGYERMRNMMEVRPDWCLSRQRSWGVALPVFTCPDCLEPVLDHEVIHAVSRKVAEKGSDVWFEMNPAELFALAGKKAVCPSCGSDNLQRVDDILDVWFDSSLSHFNVLHSKHELSRPAAVYLEATDQHRGWFGVSLITSEALGMSRPADNIITHGLIQDKNGRKMSKSLGNVMSPLKITDRQGADILRLWFAGVDYTADFRADMSQLDDAREAYRKLRNTLRFILGNLGDFNEVCLEPSKLRGFDRYIYLRFRKLCRFCIEEYRKFQFHRVYRELRNFAVISLSGQYLDMRKDRLYCGNPDSESSRMTRQVMAYMLKNMMKLLAPLIPFTAEEAWMELPDCLKEETDSVHLSLYPDADILSDTEKDIGELDCWEPYLEIRKMALKELEEKRAAGEIGGGLDATVELTVPENMVASANGEDWSDFLIVSQANVKAGDEISVSVKKAEGSKCNRCWRILPEVGTCIPDDVCARCADILDGVYTDD